CGCTGCACGCAAGCCTTTATGCATGCTGGCTTACTTTTCCTCCAGCCTGCTCTTACAGTAATTGAAGTGGTCTGGATGGCACAATGATGAAAACCTTTTGAGGCCTTTTTGGATTGCTGTTCAAGAGGGGCGTAGAGTTGACTCTCGTAGATATGCAATACAGTATAACAAGGCCCAAACAGCAGGGCCAACCCAAAGTGATGCAATTTAATCTTTTCTATGTCGTCCCTGGCCCTATGCAGTGTCGCCACTGTCCAAACACATCAGAGAAATCATATGCATCAacgaaagacacacacagggcatttCTTTTTAAGGCTTCACAAGCGTATCCGCAAAGCCATAGGAAGTGTACTGAACAATCATGTTCACTGCGTCTATTCGTGTTCAGTGTTGAATGACCTTAAAATAGCAGTCAACGCGATTGACACAAACGTCCTGAGGTAAAAAATAGTTTCCTTAACCCCGTCCCTGTTCTTTCTCTCAGATTCCCCTGTAATTAAAACAATACACTGGGTAGCCTACCTTCTTATATACAAAAGCCAGAGGACCAATAACTGGAGGCCTAGCGCTGTAAGTTAAGGCCCATGTAGTTATTATATGTGCATTATCATGCCTATTCCACCGAAGTCAAGGACTGGCCATAGAGCAGTTTACACTGATTTGATGAAATGTGGTGGTAGTACTGTAGGTAgcgaagagaaagaaaacagtaCTGTCCATCATTTGGTCTCCCACGGATCCGGAGCAGCACATGAGCGAGCAGGTTAGTGAGGCCGTGTGTCCTCTCACAGGTGTCTTATTGCCCAGGCGGAGGTGCAGGCGTTCATCGAGCGGTGCATGCTGAGCGTGGGCACCAGACCCAGCCATGCCCGCAGCCTGGCAGAGGTGCTGGTGGAGGGAGACCGGAGAGGGCACTACAGCCACGGCCTCAACCGGATGGGTCAGTATGTGGTctgtggttttgtttttgattttgCCATGAAGACATTAAAACAAGAGAAGGATGTTGTACAGGCAAGGTTTGTCTAGTCCTCTAAACATTGCATTTGGATGATGTGCGGCTCCTATATGCATTGTCACATTTGATGCAGCACTGACTGTTCAGAGGATGTCATGTTATAGATGTGTACGTTAAGGAAGTCAAAGCGGGCATCTGCGCCAAGGACGGCGAGCCGGTCATCGAAAGGGAGACGGCGGCCACCGGTCTGGTGGACGGGAGGAACCTGCTGGGTCCGGTGGTAGGAAACTTCTGTATGAGCCTGGCCCTGCAGAAGGCCCGGGACGTGGGCATCGGCTGGGTGGTGGCACAAGGTACGTCAGTGGCCAGGGGCTCAGCCTCTCACTCGGCGTCAGCTGAATTTGTTCCCTGCAATTGAGCAATTCATCAATGGTCCTTTGCCTGCAGGCTCCAATCACTACGGCATCGCTGGTCACTACGCCATGCAGGCCGTGAAAGAGAACATGATCGTGAGTACAGCTGAAGTGTGtttgcggagagagagagagagagagagagagagagagagaggtttgggTTTGGCCTTGTTATTTTTAACCAGCTTCAACTTCTGACAGGGCATGTCCTATACAAACACTTCTCCACTGGTGGTCCCTACCAGAGCTAAAGAGGTGAGCACTGAACCTAACAGGAATAAATGGCTTTCTGCTCTCAGGCCAatcaaacaaatcaaacaaaaataTGCCACTTTTTTAGTAAATGTTTTAGTGTTGGTATTGCCTAGTCCTCCTCCGTGACTTCTGCCTGGTTTTGTTGACTTCACCGGTGACTGTGTTTGACAGTTCTCCACCGCCCGTTTAATTTGCAGTGCACTCTTGGGACCAACCCCATCAGCGTAGCGGCTCCAGCTAAACACGGAGACAGCTTTGTGCTGGACATGGCGACGTCTGCAGTGGCGCTGGGAAAGGTGCCGTAAACACACAGCCTGTAGCGAAGCAAAGCATCACATCACGTCTCCTGTTACTTAGAATATAATACACAAACTACATTGTGCTAGAGATTGTATGGTTCACTCACTGCATGCCATGACCTgacagtgtgtactgtgtagaaTATATGTAACAAACACTAGATTTGAGCATGGCTGCTCATTATGTTGTATTTAGGTttagttttctctctttcttgtgtgtgtgtgtgtgtgtgtgtgtgtgtgtgtgtgtgtgtgtgtgtgtgtgtgtgtgtgtgttctcaattGACTGAGTGTTGACTTTGGCTGTAGGTGGAGCTCCACCACAGGAACGGTACCTCCATCCCAGAGGGCTGGGGCTGTGACTCAGAGGGCAAGCTGAGCACTGACCCTAGCAAGGTGCTGGATGGAGGCGGCCTGGTGCCCATTGGAGGGAGTGAGACCACAGGTCAGCAAGATATCAACGATATGTGCAGTCACACCAGCCATactctgaaatgaaatgaaattaagtgtgtgtgtgtgtgtgtgtgtgtgtgtgtgtgtgtgtgtgtgtgtg
This sequence is a window from Sardina pilchardus chromosome 10, fSarPil1.1, whole genome shotgun sequence. Protein-coding genes within it:
- the LOC134093625 gene encoding uncharacterized oxidoreductase YjmC-like isoform X1, encoding MSMTRCLIAQAEVQAFIERCMLSVGTRPSHARSLAEVLVEGDRRGHYSHGLNRMDVYVKEVKAGICAKDGEPVIERETAATGLVDGRNLLGPVVGNFCMSLALQKARDVGIGWVVAQGSNHYGIAGHYAMQAVKENMIGMSYTNTSPLVVPTRAKECTLGTNPISVAAPAKHGDSFVLDMATSAVALGKVELHHRNGTSIPEGWGCDSEGKLSTDPSKVLDGGGLVPIGGSETTGGYKGFGLGLMVEVFCGMLAGSDYSRHIRTWRVTDRAANLGQCFVVINPENFAPGFNDRMSDLLSLHRHLEPAEAELPVVAPGDPERIHIEKCNSLGGIPYHLSVVNYMNTFAESIGVSPLLSVDKVIE
- the LOC134093625 gene encoding uncharacterized oxidoreductase YjmC-like isoform X2, coding for MLSVGTRPSHARSLAEVLVEGDRRGHYSHGLNRMDVYVKEVKAGICAKDGEPVIERETAATGLVDGRNLLGPVVGNFCMSLALQKARDVGIGWVVAQGSNHYGIAGHYAMQAVKENMIGMSYTNTSPLVVPTRAKECTLGTNPISVAAPAKHGDSFVLDMATSAVALGKVELHHRNGTSIPEGWGCDSEGKLSTDPSKVLDGGGLVPIGGSETTGGYKGFGLGLMVEVFCGMLAGSDYSRHIRTWRVTDRAANLGQCFVVINPENFAPGFNDRMSDLLSLHRHLEPAEAELPVVAPGDPERIHIEKCNSLGGIPYHLSVVNYMNTFAESIGVSPLLSVDKVIE